One window of Fusarium oxysporum f. sp. lycopersici 4287 supercont2.40 genomic scaffold, whole genome shotgun sequence genomic DNA carries:
- a CDS encoding cytochrome P450 oxidoreductase has product MATKQFYLLGEAPSTTREVDLPPAVDFEELQNIVASHFAIVKPNGVGFVHDDRRLNVVSEVLDKDEPIAVSINGNAVRDVPGPAGIPYFGNYLEIYPDHLGNHQRLFEKYGPLFVTNSMGNRLYQTNSAELSNIFLAEDHYFTKDIVPGHPLHPIKNQEAGVFLADTDTEQWRLAHKFLPPALGPKAVRHYAPTMQRTVEQSFKVFDELDEKGEAWNVYQYMLKLGSQAVGKLVLGMDFAHFEEVDSPLHEMVLKIAENLELNKRVSSMGAWYAKMPFGDPKKVRDTMGRIMEMMTESIARASKGQEDLELQDAALKAENVVDYFLRAKDNKGSKLPPSQFAPTLLVATAAGFTTTSSLLSWLIYSLVKYPGNQERLLQELIDNDWDEDTQVTAETTSKLSFLDKFIKETQRLHNPSFQPGRTAKVDMILPGGYRLPKGAVVISALHHMHNNKDIWENPGRFDPDRWDTEQVKNRPPGSYIPFATGPRMCVGFNFALQEIKVFLPKLVYRYKFSLAQDGPIEYDPYFQLIRPNNLYVQAEKRVKWPPKSE; this is encoded by the exons ATGGCAACAAAACAATTTTATCTCTTGGGGGAGGCTCCGTCCACCACTAGAGAAGTTGACCTGCCGCCGGCTGTTGACTTTGAGGAGCTTCAAAACATTGTCGCATCTCACTTTGCCATTGTCAAGCCAAATG GCGTTGGCTTTGTTCACGATGATCGAAGGCTCAATGTAGTATCCGAAGTCTTGGACAAAGACGAGCCAATTGCCGTCTCCATCAACGGCAATGCTGTTCGTGATGTCCCTGGCCCAGCTGGCATTCCATACTTCGGTAACTACCTGGAGATTTACCCCGATCATCTCGGCAACCATCAGAGACTATTTGAGAAATACGGACCATTATTCGTGACAAACAGCATGGGCAACCGTCTCTACCAGACCAACAGTGCCGAACTCTCcaacatcttcctcgccgAAGACCACTACTTCACAAAAGACATCGTCCCCGGCCATCCCCTCCACCCAATCAAGAACCAAGAAGCAGGCGTCTTTCTAGCCGATACCGACACGGAGCAATGGCGTCTTGCTCACAAATTCCTCCCGCCTGCACTCGGACCAAAAGCAGTTCGGCATTACGCTCCTACGATGCAGCGAACGGTAGAGCAGTCCTTCAAAGTCttcgatgagcttgatgaaaAGGGCGAAGCGTGGAATGTCTACCAGTACATGCTGAAGCTTGGCTCACAGGCAGTGGGTAAGCTTGTTCTAGGTATGGACTTTGCGCATTTCGAGGAAGTGGACTCGCCGCTGCATGAGATGGTTCTCAAGATTGCTGAGAACCTGGAGCTGAATAAGCGTGTGTCGTCTATGGGAGCTTGGTATGCTAAGATGCCGTTTGGTGATCCGAAGAAGGTTAGAGATACGATGGGGAGGATtatggagatgatgacgGAGTCGATTGCCAGAGCTTCGAAGGGACAGGAGGACCTGGAGCTTCAAGATGCAGcgctcaaggctgagaatGTTGTCG ACTACTTCCTACGGGCCAAAGACAACAAGGGCAGCAAGCTGCCGCCCTCCCAATTCGCCCCAACCTTGCTCGTAGCTACAGCCGCCGGCTTCACCACCACGTCATCTTTGCTATCCTGGCTGATCTACAGTCTTGTCAAGTACCCAGGAAACCAAGAAcgtcttcttcaagaactcATCGACAACGACTGGGATGAGGATACCCAGGTCACAGCTGAGACAACTAGCAAGCTTAGCTTCCTAGATAAGTTCATCAAGGAAACACAGCGCCTGCACAACCCCTCTTTTCAGCCTGGTCGCACCGCCAAGGTTGATATGATCCTACCAGGAGGTTACAGACTACCCAAGGGCGCAGTAGTAATCTCAGCACTGCATCACATGCATAACAACAAGGACATATGGGAGAACCCGGGGCGCTTTGACCCTGATCGCTGGGATACAGAACAGGTTAAGAATCGACCTCCCGGCTCTTACATCCCATTCGCGACAGGCCCAAGAATGTGCGTCGGTTTCAACTTTGCGTTACAGGAGATCAAGGTGTTTTTACCGAAGCTCGTGTATCGGTACAAGTTCAGCTTGGCGCAGGACGGGCCTATTGAGTATGATCCGTACTTCCAGCTGATTCGGCCGAACAATTTGTATGTTCAGGCGGAGAAGAGGGTGAAGTGGCCACCAAAGTCTGAGTGA
- a CDS encoding alcohol dehydrogenase (At least one base has a quality score < 10), protein MGAFILPSTDGRTVAVLGGGVLGRRIACGWVASGFDVIIRDPSSEQRAAAVKYCNNSMSQYSDSEIRGRVTAVDDLAEAVAKAWLVIEAVPEKLPLKISTFADLEKLTSHDTILCSNSSSYKSREMIEGLKPETKRRVLNMHYYMPPDYRVVELMTDGETDESIFPFLYQKLEEIKFHPYIARKESTGFIYNRLWAAIKREVLNILAEEVSTPEEIEKLWEEMWYAKKKGPVAMMDAVGLDTVSFIEQHYVAERGLPDTPVKFLQKYIDEGRLGAKSDKGGLLPPSKPVKSGHESLLYFLDIGLSSGNAKGYTSAGRVLLGSSDGRPMKTLVSGQRMPDGIDISKSAGKLFWTCMGDPSANDGAILSCNLNGTDLKEIVPQGSVHTPKQLTVDNKNSKLYFADREGMRIMRCNFDGSKLEVLIQTGDYQVDAHMLDPTRWCVGITVSPSTGKFYWTQKGPSKGGKGRILQANIDFQPGEDAESRTDIEVLFQGLPEPIDLEVDENENVLYWTDRGELPDGNTINRTKLNGITKMSHESASQPGRDYEVVARGLHEAIGIKLDLKNRRIFATDLGGSVYQFDMDGGNRKKVYEESGAFVGITVA, encoded by the coding sequence ATGGGTGCTTTTATTCTTCCTTCAACCGACGGTCGCACTGTCGCCGTACTCGGTGGAGGAGTACTTGGCCGCCGCATCGCATGTGGATGGGTTGCAAGCGGATTTGACGTTATCATCCGCGACCCAAGCTCTGAACAAAGGGCTGCTGCCGTGAAATACTGCAACAATAGCATGTCTCAATACTCAGACTCAGAGATTCGAGGAAGAGTGACAGCTGTTGACGATCTCGCTGAGGCTGTTGCCAAGGCATGGCTCGTTATTGAAGCTGTCCCCGAGAAGCTCCCTCTCAAGATCTCAACTTTTGCAGACTTGGAAAAGCTCACATCCCACGACACCATTCTCTGCAGTAACTCGTCATCTTACAAGTCAAGAGAGATGATTGAGGGTCTTAAGCCAGAGACGAAACGACGTGTTCTGAACATGCACTATTACATGCCACCAGACTACCGTGTCGTCGAGCTTATGACGGACGGCGAGACCGACGAGAGCATCTTTCCATTCCTGTATCAGAAACTGGAGGAAATCAAGTTCCACCCTTATATCGCACGCAAAGAGTCAACCGGCTTTATCTACAACCGTCTCTGGGCTGCTATCAAGCGCGAGGTTTTGAATATCCTCGCCGAAGAAGTATCTACGCCAGAGGAGATCGAGAAGCTCTGGGAGGAGATGTGGTATGCCAAAAAGAAGGGACCTGTTGCCATGATGGACGCTGTTGGTCTTGATACTGTGTCCTTCATTGAGCAGCATTACGTTGCCGAGCGTGGCCTGCCTGATACACCAGTCAAGTTCCTTCAGAAGTACATTGATGAAGGAAGGTTGGGAGCCAAGTCCGACAAAGGTGGATTGCTCCCTCCAAGCAAACCTGTCAAGTCGGGCCACGAGTCTTTGCTCTACTTTCTAGACATTGGCTTGTCAAGTGGGAACGCAAAAGGTTACACTTCAGCTGGTCGTGTATTGTTGGGTTCCAGTGATGGAAGGCCAATGAAGACGCTTGTCTCAGGTCAGCGCATGCCTGATGGTATCGACATCTCGAAGTCCGCCGGAAAGCTCTTCTGGACCTGCATGGGCGACCCTTCAGCCAACGACGGCGCTATCCTCAGTTGCAATCTTAATGGTACAGACCTTAAGGAAATTGTCCCTCAAGGGTCGGTGCATACACCAAAGCAGCTGACTGTTGACAATAAGAACTCGAAGTTATACTTTGCTGATCGCGAGGGAATGAGGATAATGAGATGTAACTTCGATGGCTCCAAGCTTGAAGTCTTGATCCAAACCGGTGATTACCAGGTGGATGCGCATATGCTAGACCCTACAAGATGGTGTGTCGGCATCACGGTATCGCCTTCTACTGGCAAGTTCTACTGGACGCAGAAGGGACCATCCAAGGGAGGTAAGGGCCGTATTCTTCAAGCCAACATCGACTTCCAACCAGGCGAGGATGCAGAGAGCAGGACAGATATCGAGGTACTGTTCCAGGGTTTGCCGGAGCCTATTGAtttggaggttgatgagaatgagaatgTGCTCTACTGGACAGATCGGGGCGAGCTGCCAGATGGTAACACCATCAACCGTACCAAGCTCAATGGAATTACCAAGATGTCGCACGAGAGTGCAAGTCAGCCAGGCAGAGATTACGAGGTTGTTGCGCGAGGATTACATGAGGCTATTGGCATCAAGCTTGACCTGAAGAACCGTCGTATCTTCGCCACCGATCTGGGAGGCTCAGTGTACCAGTTTGATATGGATGGTGGTAACAGGAAGAAGGTGTATGAAGAATCTGGTGCATTTGTGGGTATTACTGTGGCTTAG